ATAATTATACAAACTAAACAATCAAAAAAATTGTTATAATACAGAAAAGTTTAAGACAGATCGAGTTAAAATGAAAACAATTCCAACTCCCACAACTTCCCCATCTTGGCAACGTTTTCAATGGATTTTTGATCCCGTTAGTTATTTAGAAAATAACCAAGCTAAATATCCTGATATGTTTATTGCTAGTGGGATCGGATTTGGCGATCGCGTGATCATGACAAGCAATCCTCAAGCAATACAAGAAGTTTTAACCAACGATCGCAAACTATTTAACGCACCTAGCGGATTTAATAGCATTTTACGGCACGTTGTCGGAAATTCTTCTACTATGTTAATAGAGGGCGATCTGCACCGAAAACGCCGTCAATTAGTGATGCCATCCTTTCATGGGGAACGTCTCAAAGCATACGGAGACAGAATCATCGGTATTACCCATGAAGTCATGACTCAACTGCCGATAGATCAGCAGTTTCTTGCTCGAAATGTCATGCAAAGTATCTCTCTACAAATCATTATAGAGACAGTATTCGGCATTACTCAAGGGGAACGCTATCAACAAATTAAACAGCTATTTGGGGAGTTAACTGAATTATTTGAGTCTCCTTTGACTTCTTCCTTTCTCTTTTTCTCCTTTTTGCAACAAGACTGGGGAAAATGGAGTCCTTGGGGTAAATTTTTGCATCGAAGACAACAAATAGACAAATTAATCTATGCAGAAATTGGCGATCGCCATGCTAATCGAGATCCCAACCGCACCGATATTTTAGCCTTATTGATGTCATCAAGAGATGAAGAAGGCAACCCCTTAACTGACGAAGAATTACGAGATGAACTGATGGGGTTATTGTTAGCAGGTCATGAAACCACAGCAACGGCTATGTCTTGGGCGTTGTATTGGCTTCATTGTACCCCAGAAGTCAAAAATAAACTATGTGAAGAATTAGCCAGTCTTGGGGAGTCTCCTGATGCAATGGATATCGCACGTCTTCCTTATCTAACGGCGGTATGTAACGAAACATTAAGAATTTGCCCCGTAGCAATGTTAACCTTTCCGAGAGTGGCTCAAGAACCTGTAGAAATTATAGGATATCCTATTAAACCAGGGGACATTGTAATGGGTTGTATGTATCTGACTCATCAACGAGAAGATCTTTATCCTAACCATCATGAATTTCGTCCAGAAAGATTTTTAGAGAGACAATATTCTCCTTATGAATTTATTCCCTTTGGTGGTGGAGTAAGACGTTGTTTAGGAGAAGCTTTAGCACAATTTGAGATGAAATTAGTGTTAGCTACTATTATGACTAATTATCAACTGAAATTAGGAGATACAAGACCAGAAAAATTACAACGACGAGGGGTAACTTTAGCCCCCGCAAGAGGAGTTAAAATGATTAAAGAAAAGAGACTTTCTCTGATTCACCAAAAGGATACAGTTCAAGTAAGTTAGATACTGGGATGATTTAACATCAAAGTAAAAGGAGAATAAATGATGACAACTGTTACTGAATCAGATATTCAAGAATTAAAAACCTTAATTCAATCGCAAACCGAACAGTTAAATACTATTCAACAAATACAAAATGAGCAATTTCATACTATTCACAAAGAGATTACTGATTTGAAACTTAGTAATGCTAAGATTGAAGGAATTCTTCAAAGTCAACAACCTTTTATGCAAAAAATGCCAGATTTAGCAGAAAAAATAGGTGAATTAAAAAACTGGAAACAGATAGGATTGATCTTTGTAACGGCTGTTATCAGTTCAATCTTTAGTGGTACGATGGGTGGGGTAATTGGTTGGTTACTTCGTAGTGCAAAACCTTAAAAAAGCTAAAATGCTAATTAATTGAACGGATGAGATACGATTAACTTAGATAAAGCTTTAGGGGTTGCTAAAGAGAAGTTAAAATAAGAATATTAGGGTAGATTTTATCCTACCTTGATTTAATAATATTGAGATTAGTTAACATTAAAATAAAGAAAGAGACAGATCAATTATGGTAGTAAAAAATGAGATTATAGCAAACTTAGATAAACTTCCTGAAGCGTTGCAAATAGAAATTCTTCATTACTCAGAATACCTAATTAGCCGTTATTTGCAACAAAATCAAGAACAAAAATCGACCAAAAGAGGATGTTTAGGTATTTTAAAAGGTAAAATTGTGATGTCAGATGATTTTGATGAACCCTTAGAAGAAATGAAAGAATAAAAGATATGTCCAAACATTTACTCTACACTATTTTTAAAATCATTGTCATTCTTTTAGGAATTTTACTATCTTTTGAATTACTTTCTAATTTAGTAGTTCAAGGATTATGGTTTCAAGAAGTGGGTTATCTAAACACCTTTTTGAAACGACTATTTTGGCAATTAGGATTATTCGGAATTACTACTAGCTTTTCTATTTGGTTTTTGCTGAATAATTTGCGTCAAGCTAATCGTTATCAGTGGGATTATGTGCCAGAAACCCCGTCAAAACGAACTAAAAGAAGAGAACGTTTAAAAGCAAAATCGAAAACCTTACCTGAATCTCATAGTTTTGGTTTATTTCTCTTATTATCCTTAATATTAGGATTAGGGATACTGACTGGCTTAATGTTACTTTATTGTGGTCAAGTTGCCTATGATGTTTGGACACCTGATTTAACCCTTCCTGATGTTAGACCACCCCTTCCTAGACCCTTTTTCTTAAATTCTCTTCCTGAACTTATTAATCAGATTAGCCAAAATCTTGGGAAAATCGGATTGATTGGAGTTTTACTCTCGTTAATTTTGATTAATTCTCAATTGGGTTTAAAAATAATAGCAATACTTTTTAGCGTAGTTTTTGGATTAGTAATCTCAGGAAATTGGACAAGAATTCTTCAAAATTTTAACGCTACTTCTTTTGGCAAAATAGATCCTGAATTTCATCATGATATTAGTTTTTATATCTTTAAACTACCCTCCTGGAAATTACTTGATTTTTGGTTAGGGGGACTATTTCTCTATGGATTGATTTCTGTTTCACTCACTTATTTACTATCAGCTAAAAGTCTATCTCAAGGAAAATTTCCTGGCTTTTCTCGTCAACAATTATGTCATTTATATGTCTTAGGTGGGTTAAGCATGACGGTGATGGCACAACGCCACTGGCTATCTCGTTATCAATTATTATACTCTCCTCGTGGTATAGCTTATGGGGCTAGTTATACGGATATTCATGTACAATTACCTGCCCTTACTTTATTATCATTAGTAGCTAGCGGGATCGCTATTTGGTTACTATTTAAAGGCATAACCGCTTGGGGTAAACCCACCATTATTAGATCACTTCATAGCAAACCTTTACCTCATTTTCCCTTTTCTCCCTTGCCATTTGCCATTTATTTACTAATTCTAATTGTCGCCTTAGTAGGGAGTGAAATTGTCCAAACCTTAATCGTTGAACCTAATGAACTTGCTCGTGAACGTCCTTATATTGAGCGTACTATTGCCTTAACACGGGCTGCTTTTAATTTAAACAAAATCGAATTTGACACCCTAGATGCACAGGGAAGATTAACAGCAAAAGCCCTAGAAAAAAATCATTTAACCATTAATAATATACGTTTATGGGATGCTCGTCCCTTGCTACAAACTAACCGTCAACTTCAACAAATTCGCCTTTATTATAAATTTCTTGATGCCGATATTGATCGCTATACTCTCCCAGTAGGAGACGAAAATCCGTTAATTAGAAATGCTAAAAAACAAGTATTAATTGCCGCTAGAGAACTTGACTATACTCAAGTACCTCAACAGGCTAAAACTTGGGTTAATCAACATTTAGTAT
This genomic window from Aphanothece sacrum FPU1 contains:
- a CDS encoding UPF0182 family protein, yielding MSKHLLYTIFKIIVILLGILLSFELLSNLVVQGLWFQEVGYLNTFLKRLFWQLGLFGITTSFSIWFLLNNLRQANRYQWDYVPETPSKRTKRRERLKAKSKTLPESHSFGLFLLLSLILGLGILTGLMLLYCGQVAYDVWTPDLTLPDVRPPLPRPFFLNSLPELINQISQNLGKIGLIGVLLSLILINSQLGLKIIAILFSVVFGLVISGNWTRILQNFNATSFGKIDPEFHHDISFYIFKLPSWKLLDFWLGGLFLYGLISVSLTYLLSAKSLSQGKFPGFSRQQLCHLYVLGGLSMTVMAQRHWLSRYQLLYSPRGIAYGASYTDIHVQLPALTLLSLVASGIAIWLLFKGITAWGKPTIIRSLHSKPLPHFPFSPLPFAIYLLILIVALVGSEIVQTLIVEPNELARERPYIERTIALTRAAFNLNKIEFDTLDAQGRLTAKALEKNHLTINNIRLWDARPLLQTNRQLQQIRLYYKFLDADIDRYTLPVGDENPLIRNAKKQVLIAARELDYTQVPQQAKTWVNQHLVYTHGYGFTLSPVNRADEGGLPYYFVKNIGTANAAGELQTSSEGIRANIPIENPRLYFGELTNTYIMTNTKVKEFDFPSGEDNVYNIYSGRGGIQIGSPFKRLIFAIYLKDWQMLFTDNFTSQTRLLFRRNINHRIREIAPFLQFDKDPYLVTAKVNNSDNSASESPLYWMIDAYTTTDSYPYSDPGNRNFNYIRNSVKIVINAYNGEVNFYVVDPNDPLIQTWTKVFPKLFKSFGDMPMSIKAHIRYPKDLFSTQSERLLTYHMIDPQVFYNREDQWRIPQEIYGEKQQPIEPYYLLMGVTGDSQEFILVHFFTPTSRNNLIAGFFARSDGNNYGKMRLIQLPKERVIYGPEQVEALINQDPVISQQISLWNRQGSKVIQGNLLVIPFFSEQSLLYVEPLYLEAEQNSLPTLVRVIVVYENKIIMADTLNHALKSIFKSDELPS
- a CDS encoding cytochrome P450; protein product: MKTIPTPTTSPSWQRFQWIFDPVSYLENNQAKYPDMFIASGIGFGDRVIMTSNPQAIQEVLTNDRKLFNAPSGFNSILRHVVGNSSTMLIEGDLHRKRRQLVMPSFHGERLKAYGDRIIGITHEVMTQLPIDQQFLARNVMQSISLQIIIETVFGITQGERYQQIKQLFGELTELFESPLTSSFLFFSFLQQDWGKWSPWGKFLHRRQQIDKLIYAEIGDRHANRDPNRTDILALLMSSRDEEGNPLTDEELRDELMGLLLAGHETTATAMSWALYWLHCTPEVKNKLCEELASLGESPDAMDIARLPYLTAVCNETLRICPVAMLTFPRVAQEPVEIIGYPIKPGDIVMGCMYLTHQREDLYPNHHEFRPERFLERQYSPYEFIPFGGGVRRCLGEALAQFEMKLVLATIMTNYQLKLGDTRPEKLQRRGVTLAPARGVKMIKEKRLSLIHQKDTVQVS
- the vapB gene encoding type II toxin-antitoxin system VapB family antitoxin produces the protein MVVKNEIIANLDKLPEALQIEILHYSEYLISRYLQQNQEQKSTKRGCLGILKGKIVMSDDFDEPLEEMKE